Within the Malus sylvestris chromosome 4, drMalSylv7.2, whole genome shotgun sequence genome, the region TACCATTAGTGCAACAAGCAAGGGAAAAATTTTCTTAGAAGATTAAAGAATTAGCAGAATAATTACCTCTTGGTACTGTTGGCTCCAAGGAGGCTTTCCAGTGGCCATCTCAATCACAGTACATCCAACACTCCATATATCAGCCGAGCTGGAGAGTTATTCTTATATGTCAATATTCATACTTATCCAGGATAGAAAGAATAGATAATGCAAAATTGTGGTCACTATTTAGGAATCACTACTATAGTGATAACCCAAGATAATAGAGAAATGGCATGTCATAATCGTAGCATGCTTGAAATCAAGTAGATGCTACAATGGTAATAGTTCTTACAAGCTATGACCAGTCTGGAGAATAACTTCAGGAGCCATCCAGTATGGTGTACCCTTCATAGACTTAGCCCCAGAAATGGTTGCCTGCAACACGCACCTCTCAATTTGATAGAAAATGCATTATACATGTAACCAagcataaaaataataatacaacgCCTCTAAAGAGAAATGAAGCCAAGAAATTTATGTACCAGCTCTACGACCTGTTTGGATGCCCCAAAATCTGCAAGTTTGATGCATCCCTTATTATCAACAAGGATATTTGCTCCCTGAAAGTTAATAGGAGATACGTATTAGGCACTTACAAGAAAAAGGTCAGGAGAAAGTGAGAAACATTCTTTACATGCATATCATTTGCAGTTACGCTGGGGGGGTCCCTACCTTAATGTCCCTGTGCATGATTCCATTTTTGTGTAAATATTCTAGCCCCAATAACAACTGGTTGGTGTAGGTTCTTATAACCTGCTCAAAAAAGATTGTATAGTTTAGAATTTAAAACAAATACAAGATACAAAGTTAAAGATTGTATAGTTTAGAATTTAAAACAAATACAAGATACAAAGTTAGTTGGCAAGAACTTACAGCCTCAGGAAAAGATCCAAATTTCCCCAAAAGCGATGATATGGATCCACCAGGGACAAATTCCAACAGAATATTTAAGGTGTCCTCTTCCCTCACTGTACCCAAATATCtctaaaacccaaaaccaagTACAGGGTCAGAAAAGTGTTATACTTCAAGAGGTGATATAGACACAGGGCAGTCCTACTCACAACGATGTTCGGATGAGACAGATTCTTTAGAAGCTTCACTTCTTCCTCAAGCTCCTTGATGTGAGCCTACTTGTAGCGTTAAAACCATTAATCAACAAATTATAAGAAACTAAAAAGATAAGATATCCACTGTAATACTAggcaaaatcataaaaaaaaaactgttttagATGTCCAAAAAATACCGAACATTGTTGCAGAAAGTTAAATGTACAAGTATAGATATATAAAACAGAATTCGTAACACTTTTCATACACAACATCCACTCGTACACCTCATCCACCTTAAACAACACGTGCACAAACACCTAAAATAGATGGCAGCTATCCATTAAATTCACTTCCTATGGGCACGTAAAGGCTCACACACTTAGAGTGACACTTGTGCTTGCTCTCCCACACCTGAATAGCACCTAATACTCACCACATCCTGTGAGTACCCAAGAATGGAAGTACGATTCCTTTTATAGCAAGCTAGCATCAATGGGTCTGAAAACTGACCAGCTTTGAAACCTCTCTACAATTCTAGGATCTTTGACTTTGGGCTCATCCAACTATGTGCATTAATGGAAGTGAGAGGTGGTGGAGACTCGATACTGATCCTCAGCATCAAAATCACCATAACTAATGGCATATATAACTTGAAAAACCTAAATATACAGTAAGACAAGAGTTCAAATCAAACCTGTGCTTTCTCCTTTGAAGCACTATTTGCAGCAATCAGAACCTGCAAAGAAGCAACAACTGTATCAGAATCATACTCTGAACCAAATCCTCGACTAAGCTAGCTATGAAACTATGAAACTAGTCAACTGAAAACTCCAACATAATTCAAAAAACAAACTCGGAAACAATACTTGGCCAAAACCTAACAACGAAAATCAACTCCGAGGCGAAAATTGGGGGGAAATCTAATCTGATTAGAAACAGCTCCAGCACCAACTCCagatgaaaatccatatataGAATCAAGCTTAGAATTTGAAACCCAAAGCAAAGCAGAACAAATTAACAAAACCCAGACGGAATTAACAACCGAAAAGAGCAGAAACAAACTCAGATCCTAAAAACAATGCCGAAAGCAGCAGAAAACTAAATAGAACAAAAAAGTGGACCTGTTTAACAGCAAGAAGCTCTCCGGAATCAAGATTCATTCCCATATACACACGCCCAAAGGCACCGCAGCCGATCAACTCGCCCTTGCGCCACCGGATCGGAGGTGCGTTTTCCTTCGCCATTGCCGGCAATGGAAGCGGCGGCGAGGGCTTCGAGAAGACTCTGGATTTCCGAATGCAGGAATTGATCCTGTCGACTAGGGTTCCTCCTGGGGAGTCCTCGTTCTCCGATGCTGTGCGGAACACCAGTGATCGGCGGACTGATCCGAATATATCTTGCATTTCCTTCTCTGTGAGTGTTTCTGTGGTTTGATTGAGAAAGCGTTTACGTTCTCCTGTTGGTTTGGGGTTTCATTTGGTCGGCAGCAGAGTAGAGTGAGAAACTTTGgaggagcgagagagagagagagagagagagagagaggagagagagaggagggaaaAAGGTGGAGGagttttttgaaaaataataaatgaaaataaaataatatgcaTTTCCTCcctagtttattttttgttaaaattgtacTATATAATTAAGTTTTTCTATTTTGTCTCCCAATAAGAGGACTTACATAAAAACAGATATGACGTCATTGCGGCAAATTCAGGCCAATAGTACAATATCACGTATAAGTTTTTGTACATGACATTAAGACATATAAAACTGAATCTATGTCGTACAAGTTGttcttttccaacaaaattaacatgttttcttttaTGTCAGATATCCAAAATATGTATAAATTTCAATCTTCATCTTTTACGttttaaaataaaagataagAAAATGATGTCCACACTTTTTTTCACTCATTTGCACtctcgtttttttttctttattttaaaaataaatgagaaaataaaagTGTGAAAATTATTATTCTCAGCTAATTGCTGTGTAAGTTCAAACAAAACCAACAAGATCCTCTCTCTAGATCTTTTTGGTGAGGTTCCTGGAGATCTGTGAATCGTGtatactgtttgtgtttaattttaaataaaaatatttaaaatgatttctgaccgcatgatatacgatgaacggacacgattcacgGATTCCCGGATTCTTACAAAAAGGATCCGGATTCCAAACAAAATAATGTTAAATCATTATCCTAAACTCCAGGAGCAATTTGGGTGGGCTCAACCTAAAATCTATTCAAACTCAACCAATAAAGCTAAGGAAAAGTTACTAGGTAAGCCATTGTTTGGTCGGTTTGCTTTATATTATATAAATGGATCATGGGGAGCATATAAGTCATGATGGTTTGCTAGTTAAAAcgtttattttctaattttcaatgcatccaaaatttgaaaagatTTGTGATTTAAGGTTAGTGAAGTAAACAATTTAGCCATTGTGTTTTTAATTCGGtaattttctttgttattttagtttataaattacAGAAACAAATATAGTTGAATAAGACAGCAAATAAAACATACGTTGCATTATAATCCTTTGCATTTGCTCTCAGTAGCTAATGTAGTTCATTAGTATCAATATAGTCGACATTGATCTTttgaactaaaaataaataaataaatttgctTTTGATATTCATTCACAATTATCTTGTCCTTTAGCCGAGAGAAGGAGGCTCAACTCAAAAGAAGTAGAGAAAGACTTAAGAAAACTTGGAAATAGACTTTAAAAAGAAATATGGTGTACTTGGAGCTAACGAAACACCTGGCACAAAACTAAACGCATTGACGTTCTAGAAATCATAAAACCGATCCCACTTAGTGAGATAAgcttgagagatttttcagtgtgatcggaaTACAAAATGGTACACTACGTAttactatacaaatggtggatatgtatgttaaaaagttaataacttaaatattaaaatttctcatcgcttatataaaatatatgtgATATCGTACCCATATTCCGGTCATAAtgaaaaatttatcaataagcTTGGCTATTGTTTGTATCTTGTTCTTTGGAAGCCAATACACCAAACAGAATTACATAAAAGTACACAAGAAATTATATCAAAATAAAAGCAAGGACTACATATATAAATGATGCTGTCTTGGGTCCTTAATCTCAATTTTCCAATGTCCATCAGAAAAATTAGCCTTAGCTGCTTTCACTCTCCTCTTCTTCAAATCTTTATCCATTTTCTTCGTCAAACCACAGTAAGATTTTAGCTCCTTTGGCATCTGATCGTACATTTTCCACCATTTTTCGTGAGCCGAATCGCTCGCGAAGACGCTGCTGCCATTCCCTTCCCAGTTGCAGTCATAATCTTTGTAACACACCcaaggcttgaaccccaagtaaTGTAATGCATACAGGTCCTCAGGCATCTCATGATTTGCAGCTTTTGGTCCCTCAAAATATTTTAGTGCATTTAGCCTCCAAGGCAACCTATGCCACCAAGTAAAAATCTCATTCAAAAAACCCTGATCGCCGCCGTTGTATGACTCAATTGTGAACGTTTTTCGCATTAGGTATTCGAACATGCAGTTCGATGGCTCCACGACCATCAAGCCGGAGTTGAATAACATCTTGTTATTCCCCACGGCTGACAGCTGCGGGTGCACGAAGAAACTGTCAATGTTCTTGAGGACTAGAAGGTCCGCGTCGATGAAAATGACCTTGTCATACTTCGTGAGCTGCCACACCCGGAGTTTGCTGTAGTTCCACTCGTTGTAGGATCCTTTTTGCGCAGATGCGCTTCGGATTCTTTGGATTCGCTTGATATTCCATCCGGCCGCGGTTAGGCCTTGGATGGATTTAGGAGTGATGGAGTCGTCTGCAAGGAGGACTAGGTCTTTGGTGGAGTTGGTTTGTCTGATGCTTTGAGCTAGGGTTATTGCACCACACACATAGGCTTCTGAGGAGTGCAGGATTGTGACATAGGCAAGTCTACGCTTCTCGTATGGAATCCATGAGCTTGTTTCTAGCATGTATTTTCTCCAGATTTCTCTGCCTGCAACAACAGATTCAAATAATTACCAGCCTAAATAATTTGTGaacatttttatatataaaatcagTTAGACTGACTTTAGCAATGCTCTACACTTTTGCCATTGTTCCACTTCGTCCTCGAAACTTTCAGTTTGTTGTTGGGCCTCCCTAAGTATCTATTCGTGCCGATATCCCCAAATTGTCAATTTCGTCACAATGGTACATCCACAAAAAAGTAGTACTTAGAATTTTGATAATTGAGTTTCAGGACGAAAAGTAAGGACTGaaacttacatctttgctataaaataaatgaaaataactCACTTTTGATGAAATAATTGACGTGACTAACGGCAAAAGGATATTCGCACAAACTAAAGTTTAGGGGTACCGTGTTGTGAACTGAATTGAAATTTCACAAGACAAAGTGGAACAAAGAATACAGTAACGAACCCAATAATGGTGATTAAACTAGTAAATTGTTAGTTAATTAGTACCTGTTTCTGCATAACCCGGAGCAATTTGGCAAGATCCAAAAGGCATATGCACCTTTTGTTTCAATCTCACAATATTAGGCCTATAAACCCAATAATTCCCTCTATGCATCAAACGATCATCACATCTGAAAATCTCCACCATCGGTCCACAAGCCCCGATAAACACAACATACACCGTCCGATGAGCATCAGGCTTCATCCACCCTCTCCCCACCACGAGATTAGCCACCACCAAATTAACTTGTAATCTAAACACATCCCTAATCCCTTCCTTGTCACTCGTCCTATTTGCTCCACATGGAACCTTGGCCAGTACCACATCGATGCCCTCGTAATTCTCCAGCTTAGGAATTGGGATTTCCGGACACTTTGGTTTCCCCCGTTCCTCGTCTTCGTCAACCCATTCGGGAAAATAGTCCTCCCATTTTCGATCCCTAGCTACGCGTTCGAATGCCACTGAGACTGCCTCTACATTTGATAGTCCTCGGAGCTGACGATGAATATGTTCATCTACATTGACCAAACCTACCTTAATTTTTCTACCCTTGATTTTGAATCGTTTGGAAATGGCAACGAACCAGTCCGCATTCTCAGTTTTGTTCTTGATAACCTGTTCGTGTCGAATGGTAGCTGAATTGTTCGACTCGGTGGGACGAAAACTATACGAGACCATTAGGCATAGGAAGAATAGAGAGAGCATAATTAGATAGAGAACCAAGGGGACTACTCGTTGTTTGGAataggaggaggagggggaggaagAAAACTTGGAAGCCATGTTCACATAATCTGGTGAAGGATAAAGCATTTGTATTTGGTGTTGtatgagggggagagagagagagagagaggtttgaaGGGCTATTTGACGTATATGGAAAAAGGGTTTTATTAGGAAGGTTTGCATGGCTGGACGTTGGAGAAGATATATTTGcttatatatatgatttcatcccCACGCGCGTATGGAGAGCTTTTTAAAACGTTGTTTAAATTTGTATTCTTTGAAAAGATATATGCTTACAACGACATAGATAACGAGTTTGATGCTTAATAAATTCTgtcataattattattattgaaaGTGAGagaacttaaaagaaaaataatcatGGGAGGAGAGAAGAAGATTTGACTCTTAAGTGAATATTTTTCGACATAAATgtacatttaatttttttaaagatcGTAAAGAAAACAACGATACATGAAGTGACAACGGCAAGCTTATTAAAAATCTGTTTCCGTTGGAACAGTGATGgaatttatgttttttaataCATATATGTGCACAATAATATTATGGTGCTGAAAACATATTATTAGTACCACATTTACTTAATTTTCAAGTAATTAAAACTATTACCTTAATCACGTAGATTACCTTgatccaaaaaaagaaaaaaaattaccaaaattggCATCCAACTTattgctaaaaaaaaattagattaaaCACCGACTACCAATGCATGCATTATCCGCtcaaaagaattgttttatttaattatgtcAAGTATTATGCATCTTATTATTAAAATTCATTTGAGGACATATTTCGATTAAAAAAAGTTTTGTGAGGGACTTTTCTCCCTAAAATAAAACTCCAAATGAATTTTATGTCATATTtcatcaattattattttatatatcagCTACGCTTTAAAggatttttaagaaaaaaaaaattatctcatTTATTTAGCAAGGTGGTTACGTACACAGTACCGAGTTGAAATTAGAAGATTATATTATTTTCTGAAGTTATTATTTCATACAACATTGATTTATCCAAGTTTGATAAGTGATTTATGCACATTCCGTATGTTCCTGTACATactctaatttatttttagcttACAGATTGAATGAATCGACAAATCAAAAGATATACATTAAACCAACTAAAGAGCAcaaaatgttttcaattttttgcccTTTACTCTCTTTCCTCTTGACACGACATTTTCTCCCTTACCCCCAATATGAATCCTCTCTACACATTGTGACTAACAAGTTGTGCACTTGCGCCAATCCCTTGCAACGCAAGCTAACAACAACCCAAACAATTCCCGATGATCAAAAGAATAGCACTTGTTAGTTGTTGTTAGTTACAAAGGTTTAATCtcgaaataaaaaaattacaagagTTTATGAAGCAGTAATGCAACTAGCGGTCGCAACGGATAAACTCAACGGGAACTTCATCCTTAATTGTTTAACCGGAGGCATTCCTCCTCGCAGCATAGACTCGGTGAGCCGCCACTCCAACCATGGCCACTGCGGCTCCCACTGCGAAGAGAACACACAAACTCCGTAAATCACACAGCACAAATCATAACCGCGTCTTTCGTTGTTTATTTCTAAAATTTAATTCGAATACGTGCATTTCTAACATAATCTGCTCTCCTAAAAGTGAGTACGTTAGCTTTAGACATGCATCCACCGGGCATGGAACCCCAGATGTGCCATTAGGCCCACATATCTTTAGTAACTTCAGTTTGACATCAAGCAGGGCGAGAACTGTATAAACTTATAAAGACaccattaaaattcaaaagatCATCATACCTGAAATAAACATTAGAGATCGGTTAAGGATCTTATGGTATTGCTTGTGGGTCCTTCCAGCCTCAGTCTCGGGAATGCTCAGGTGAGGGTGCTCCGCGGCAGTTACAATTTTACGAAATACATTGTTGAAATCACCCGACTTTGCGCTGATAGGTATAGGAGCCTCTGTTCCCATATCCTGGCTAACCTGCACGAGTGCATAAAAATTGGCCATCCAAAGAATGAATGCCAAGCTCAAAACAACCAGGACTACTTTCAAACACCACGCCCAATAACCCACACAAGCTTCACTTAACTCGGCCAAAGAAAGAAATGCTGTCAAAATTGTAAAATGTGTCTTGCATTGAATACCAATGAAATAAACTTCAAAAAGTTTTCAACTATTTTGATTAACCCCGCAcgggaagagaaagagagagaacaaTTAAACCGTTTACACACTGAGCATACTACAAATAAAGGGCAAACATAAATCTAAAGGCACAACAATACTGATAACGTATTAGAATACAGAAAATAGTTGGTCCACATCTTAAAAGTTCAAACTTTCAGGAATAGTTGTAACCAGAACTAATAATTGATCAGGTAATTCATTTTACTTACAAAAAGATaagcaaagaaaaaaatggtCAATGTATAAATAGACATACCCTCGTCGAATGTTGAATGGCCGATGGGAATGCATCCAGATCAACTTTAGCTGCAACAATGAGGCAAGGTACCTCAAAGCCAGTAGTCTCACCATGACTAGCAACTTCTACCAGCAACTCAGTTGCTCTCTTCCAGGATGACTCATCAGAACTAACAAGGAAAAGGACACCAAATATTAAAGAGGTATAAATAACAGTAAAATATTAGGTAAAGAAATGTACTCATGTCAAAGTAATGCTCTGAGTCAACCTAAAATTGATTGTCAACTACAGGCAGCAGTTAAAGAGAAAGGTAAATAAACATGTCCGTGTATAATTCCCAAATATAAGTCATTGTCAACAATCTACTTTTCTGTTTTTACGTTTGTTGACAACAAGGTGCTTTTGCCATCCTGGAAACTTACACGAATATCTGTAAACTTGGATCTTTTTCTATTTCACATGTTTATGTCTAACGATAAATTTTCCAGCAATTTAAATATCAGAAATTTACCTTTTGTATTATAGATTATGGCTTcacaaataaaaaccaaataggAAAAGACAAATcccatgaaattttcaaatcagGAAACAGAAACTTGGACCTTACAAATGAGAAGAGAAACAACGACCTAAATTGTACTAGCATGGTAGATAACAGAAGAGTAACATGATTTAACAAACATTAAACACCCATTTTAGGCTTCTGCTTACCTGTCGTGAACAAACACAGCTATGTCACACGCAGCCAAAGCCTCTTTATTTCTGAGAAATTTCTCAACTCCATCTTCAGGAATTTCTCTCattattagggttttcttgggTCCCTGTgtatatactaaaaagtcaGACAAACCACTGAAAGGACTAATAATAGACCTCACACAAAATTTAGCTCATCAGTCAAACTATAGTTGAAAGCATACAGAATTACTTAGTAGTAAAAAATTGGGGTaaatagcatgcatttaacaaaaTTTGGCGATGAGATAATACTTTAATAACCTAGCCAGTGTAAGTTTATTCCATGTAATTGTCAAGACACAAGGCGCTTCATGTAGTATTACTTACCCCAGGTTGATCAACAACATTAACCGCATAACGCTTCTCAGTGGTTGGATTATAAGTTTCAGAAAATGGCCTGCAGTTCCAgttattgtaaaaaaaaattgcataattTAATTCACAAAATCAAAGTCAACTGGAGAAACCATCTGAATCAGACCTTCCAAGAAAAGAATCCAATAATGCAGACTTCCCAGCCTTCTTTGGACCAAAGACAAAGCATTGGAAAACATTTCTTTCCGATTGCTGCTTCTTGCGATCTACACGCCTCTTCCTAGTCACACGGATTGCGGATGAAACCTCACCAGGATAACCAATGTATATCAGATTCTCCATAGTAGAAGCTGGGTTTAAGAGTGTCATGAGGGCCCACTGAAAATATGCATATTTGTCATAAAGTTAGTTGTGCACATAAAAGAATAACAACTGTTTGTAATGCATGTAATAAAGTGCCAACATGACTATGAATGTCT harbors:
- the LOC126619037 gene encoding putative UDP-glucuronate:xylan alpha-glucuronosyltransferase 4, yielding MLYPSPDYVNMASKFSSSPSSSYSKQRVVPLVLYLIMLSLFFLCLMVSYSFRPTESNNSATIRHEQVIKNKTENADWFVAISKRFKIKGRKIKVGLVNVDEHIHRQLRGLSNVEAVSVAFERVARDRKWEDYFPEWVDEDEERGKPKCPEIPIPKLENYEGIDVVLAKVPCGANRTSDKEGIRDVFRLQVNLVVANLVVGRGWMKPDAHRTVYVVFIGACGPMVEIFRCDDRLMHRGNYWVYRPNIVRLKQKVHMPFGSCQIAPGYAETGREIWRKYMLETSSWIPYEKRRLAYVTILHSSEAYVCGAITLAQSIRQTNSTKDLVLLADDSITPKSIQGLTAAGWNIKRIQRIRSASAQKGSYNEWNYSKLRVWQLTKYDKVIFIDADLLVLKNIDSFFVHPQLSAVGNNKMLFNSGLMVVEPSNCMFEYLMRKTFTIESYNGGDQGFLNEIFTWWHRLPWRLNALKYFEGPKAANHEMPEDLYALHYLGFKPWVCYKDYDCNWEGNGSSVFASDSAHEKWWKMYDQMPKELKSYCGLTKKMDKDLKKRRVKAAKANFSDGHWKIEIKDPRQHHLYM